The region ACTGGGCACCAGATTGCGGCGCACAAAGCCGGGAGTGCTCTGGATCGGGCTGGTACTCTGTTTTATTTTCGGGCCTGCCGGGCAGATTTATGTGGAGGGCTGGATTCCGTGGTTTTTGCTTGTACTCGGGGTCTGCCTCGGCGCACAGCAACTCCTTTCACCGCAACTTGCGATGCTCGTTATGGCTGTATCTTCGCCTCTGGTCATTTTTTTCAGAATGCGCCGCTAACGCTCCTGCGCATTCGGGTCCCGGCAGGGGCAAAGCAGCCCGCGTAACATATCACCCATAGCCTTTTCCATCCGGTCCCAGCCAACTTCATCCTGCAGGCTTACGCCGCCGTAATGCTTGGTGTTTAAAGAACGTATGGAAAGGTAGGATATGGCTCCCCCCAAAATCGCCACCGCGGCGGCAAGGTCTACATCATCGGGGACATCCGGGGTCATGTGCTCAAAAAATTCCAGCGCGGTTCGCACCCTCACATCCTCCAGAAGATCCGAGAGCTGCGTTCGTTCAAGCATTTCCCAAGCAAGCAGACGTAGTGTATCCGGCCTTGTCTCCAGAGTCCGACGCAGGGCGGTGAAAAATGCGGCCACCTGCTTTTCCGGCTCTACTTCCGGAAATTCTACAGGCGCATTGGACAGTAACTCCTCGGTTGTGGGCCAGTACATCCCGGAGACGGCAAGCTCACTCATCAAATTTTCCAAGCCGTTAAAATAACGGTAAAGAATTTTACGGGACACCCCGGCTTTAAGAACTATCTCATCCACATCAAGGTTATTGAATCCTCTTTTGGCAGCGCATTTGTAGGCGGCATGCAGGATTTTACGGCGTGTAGCGGTAAGTGTATTGATAGGTACTACTTTTAATGTCATATGCCGGCCTTTTGCTGATAGATTTATTTGCAGATAGTTGCGGATAACTTATAATCTCTTTGCATCTGAAATTATAACATATTTAAAAAGTAACTCCACTCTGATTTTAGTCAAGGAATCCGATAGCGCATGGTGTTACTTTTGTTTTTATTAATTTTAGCACATAATGCGGAAACTCAAACTTGCAGAAAACATACGGAGACAATGAATGGGGTCTAGAATTCTTGTAATCAATCCCGGTTCCACTTCTACTAAGGTGGCAATTTTTAACGATGAAAAATTATGCTTTGACGCAGAAGCAAACCACCCCCGCGAAATTATAGATAAATTTTCCAATGCAATGGAGCAGAAAGAGTTTCGCAGTGCGGCTATTATGGAACTTATTAGAGATGAGCTTCAGCAGGGTACACCGGATATGGTCGTAGGCCGCGGAGGATTGCTTAGGCCTATCCCCGGAGGACCTTATACAATAACTGATGAAATGATCTCCGACCTTGAAAACGAGCGCTATGGCTCCCATTCCTGCAATCTGGGAGCAATCATTGCCCGTGAGTTGGCTGAAAAATGGTCTGTCCCTTCAATTATTATGGACCCGCCGGTTACTGATGAAATTGAGCCGCGAGCCAAAATCACCGGTCTGCCGGAAATCACCAGACGCAGCGTATTTCATGCCCTCAGCCAGCGAGGAGCAGCGCGCAGTGTCGCGGCTAAAATGGGACTGGACTATGAAAAATCAAGATTTTTAGTCGCTCACATGGGCGGAGGGATTTCCATTGGGGCCCATCGCGAAGGTAAAATTGTCGATGTCTTAAACGGGCTTGACGGCGAAGGCCCCTTCACCCCTGAACGTTCCGGCACTCTTCCACTGGTCCCGCTCATCGAGCTTGTGGAATCCGGCAAATACAGCTGTGCGGAGTTAAAAAAAACCATCACCTCCGGCTGCGGCCTGCTCGGTCTGACCGGAACCAACGACCTCCGCTTGATTGAACCGCGCATAGATGCGGGTGATGAGAAGGCTAAGCTGGTCTTTGACGGCCTAGTCTACAACATTGCAAAACACATCTGCTCGTACATTCCGGCCCTCATAAGCGAGGAAACGCGCAAGGCCCCGGCAGATGCAGTGATTCTAACCGGCGGTCTGGCCCGTAGCAAACGTCTTGTTACCGGTATAGAAAAGCTTGTCGGCTTTATTGCCCCAGTGCATGTGATCACCGGGCTGGAAGAAATGGAAGTAATGGGCCGCGGCGGTCTGGCTGTACTTCGCGGGGAAATGCGTCCACAGGATTATCGCGCCTAGCCTCTCTTTTAAAAAAAATTAATTTCCAACAGCTCAGCCTCTTGCTTTTTAAAGATAAAAACCTAATTTATACTTTGAAAGTATAAAAACTTGCCAAGCCTGAGGCTTGAGCGTAAAATAAACTATACTAAAATGGTATGAAATTAACTTAAAAAGCAACTTTTTTCTATTTCTCTATCCTTTAGAAGAGGGTATGCTTTAAATAATCTTACAAACCTGACTCGCACAACGAATATGCGGAGGATAATATGTGGGAATACACAGACAAGGTTCAGGAACACTTTCTCCACCCACTCAATGTAGGGGTAATTGAAGACGCTGACGCCATCGGTGAAATCGGATCACTTTCCTGCGGGGACGCCCTGCGGCTTTTTCTCAAAATAGATGAGAATGAACGGATTCTGGATGCCAAGTTTCAAACTTTCGGCTGTGCCAGCGCGATTGCTTCCAGCTCAGTACTTACAGAAATCATCAAGGGCATGACTCTTGATGAAGCCAGCAAGGTTACCAACAAGGAAATTGCCGAAGCTCTCGGCGGGCTTCCTAAGGAAAAGATGCATTGTTCGGTTATGGGACAGGAAGCTCTTGAAGACGCAATCCGCAAGTATCGCGGCCTTGATGCAGCCCCTGCGCCGGAAGGTGAAATTGTCTGTAAGTGTTTCGGCGTCACTGATGTCCAGATCAGACGGGCAGTTGAAGAGAACAAGCTGACCACCCTTGAAGAAGTGACCAACTTCACCAAGGCCGGTGGAGGCTGTGAAGAATGTCATGATCGGATTCAGGAGATCATTACTGAAACCATCACCGGCGAAGCGGCCAAGCCCGCACCGGAACCGGAAAAGCCGGCCAAGATGACCAACATCAAGCGTTTCCAACTGGTCTCCAAGACTATTGATGAAGAAATCCGCCCGGCCCTGAACAAGGACGGCGGCGACATTGAGCTTATCGACATTGACGGGCACGATGTGATTGTATCCCTGCGCGGATCATGCGTGGGTTGCCCTTCCAGCGGACACACTCTCAAGGGATTTGTGGAAAGACGCCTCAAGGAAACCGTTGAACCAGAAATCACAGTACGGGAGGGCTAAAACATGTCAGTATATCTCGACAACAACGCCACGACAATGGTCGCCCCTGAAGTACGTGATGCGATACTTCCCCTGCTTGGAGACGAGTACGGCAACCCCTCCTCCATGCATCGCCTCGGAGGTCAGTCCGGCATGCTCATGGAACAGGCCAGGCAGAAAATCGCTGCTGGTCTGAACTGCTCTCCTGACGAGATCATCTTCACCTCCTGCGGCACCGAGGGAGACAACACAGCGATATTCTCCGCTCTGGAAGCCCAACCCGAGAAACGTCACCTCATCACTACCCGTGTTGAGCATCCGGCCGTGCTTAATGTTGCCAAGCATTATGAGCGCAAAGGTTATGATGTGACCTTTCTGTCGGTTGATTCAAAAGGTCTTTTCGACCTCGATCAGTACCGGGCGGCAATCCGGCCCGACACCGCCCTTATTTCGGTAATGTACGCCAACAACGAATCCGGCGTTATTTCCCCCATTCAGGAAATGGCAGAGATAGCCAAAGAACGCGGCGTGCTTTTTCATACTGACGCGGTACAAGCCGTGGGCAAAATCCCCATCGACCTGCAGACCCTGCCGGTCGACTACCTTGCCCTTTCCGGACATAAAATTCATGCACCCAAGGGCATCGGTGCTCTGTTCGTACGCAAAAATGCGCCCTTCCGCCCGTTTATGCTTGGCGGTCATCAGGAAAACGGCAGACGCGGCGGAACGGAAAACATTCCGGGCATCATCGGCCTCGGCATAGCAATGGAGCTGGCTACCAAGCACATCGATGAAGAAAACACCCGTGTGCGGGCCATGCGTGACCGTCTTGAAAAGGGGCTGATGGCTTCCATTCCCGACGCCATCATCAACGGCGATACGGAAAACAGACTGCCCAACACCCTGTCCATAGCTTTCAAGTACATTGAAGGTGAAGCCATGCTGCTTCTGCTGGACCAGTTCGGAATCGCTGCCAGCTCCGGCTCAGCGTGTACTTCCGGATCACTGGAGCCTTCGCACGTGCTCCGGGCAATGGGTGTTCCCTTTACTTTCGCTCACGGATCGCTACGTTTCTCCCTGTCGATCTACAATACCGATGAGGATATAGACCTCGTGCTTAAGGAACTTCCGCCCATTATCAGCAGGCTGCGCGAGATGTCCCCCTTCCGCCGGGGTGATGAAGGACTGGACTGGAAGGACGATCACGATCATTAAAAATTGTTATGCCTCCGGCGGCCGTAGAAACTTTCAGTCCGGCCTCACCTAGCTGTAAGAGGGAGTGGTTGCCAGCGCATAAAATTTACTGATAGTGAACGGAGCTTAATAACAGATTTAAGCCGCCGGAGGCATTTATGAATATACATGAAAATATGATTTCGCTGGTGGGTGGCACCCCGCTAGTGAAATTAAATAAAGTGAATGAAGGCTGCGTAGCAAACGTAGTTGCCAAACTGGAATTTTTTAATCCCTGCTCCTCGGTCAAA is a window of Maridesulfovibrio sp. DNA encoding:
- a CDS encoding TetR/AcrR family transcriptional regulator, which produces MTLKVVPINTLTATRRKILHAAYKCAAKRGFNNLDVDEIVLKAGVSRKILYRYFNGLENLMSELAVSGMYWPTTEELLSNAPVEFPEVEPEKQVAAFFTALRRTLETRPDTLRLLAWEMLERTQLSDLLEDVRVRTALEFFEHMTPDVPDDVDLAAAVAILGGAISYLSIRSLNTKHYGGVSLQDEVGWDRMEKAMGDMLRGLLCPCRDPNAQER
- the buk gene encoding butyrate kinase, coding for MGSRILVINPGSTSTKVAIFNDEKLCFDAEANHPREIIDKFSNAMEQKEFRSAAIMELIRDELQQGTPDMVVGRGGLLRPIPGGPYTITDEMISDLENERYGSHSCNLGAIIARELAEKWSVPSIIMDPPVTDEIEPRAKITGLPEITRRSVFHALSQRGAARSVAAKMGLDYEKSRFLVAHMGGGISIGAHREGKIVDVLNGLDGEGPFTPERSGTLPLVPLIELVESGKYSCAELKKTITSGCGLLGLTGTNDLRLIEPRIDAGDEKAKLVFDGLVYNIAKHICSYIPALISEETRKAPADAVILTGGLARSKRLVTGIEKLVGFIAPVHVITGLEEMEVMGRGGLAVLRGEMRPQDYRA
- the nifU gene encoding Fe-S cluster assembly protein NifU, whose translation is MWEYTDKVQEHFLHPLNVGVIEDADAIGEIGSLSCGDALRLFLKIDENERILDAKFQTFGCASAIASSSVLTEIIKGMTLDEASKVTNKEIAEALGGLPKEKMHCSVMGQEALEDAIRKYRGLDAAPAPEGEIVCKCFGVTDVQIRRAVEENKLTTLEEVTNFTKAGGGCEECHDRIQEIITETITGEAAKPAPEPEKPAKMTNIKRFQLVSKTIDEEIRPALNKDGGDIELIDIDGHDVIVSLRGSCVGCPSSGHTLKGFVERRLKETVEPEITVREG
- the nifS gene encoding cysteine desulfurase NifS translates to MSVYLDNNATTMVAPEVRDAILPLLGDEYGNPSSMHRLGGQSGMLMEQARQKIAAGLNCSPDEIIFTSCGTEGDNTAIFSALEAQPEKRHLITTRVEHPAVLNVAKHYERKGYDVTFLSVDSKGLFDLDQYRAAIRPDTALISVMYANNESGVISPIQEMAEIAKERGVLFHTDAVQAVGKIPIDLQTLPVDYLALSGHKIHAPKGIGALFVRKNAPFRPFMLGGHQENGRRGGTENIPGIIGLGIAMELATKHIDEENTRVRAMRDRLEKGLMASIPDAIINGDTENRLPNTLSIAFKYIEGEAMLLLLDQFGIAASSGSACTSGSLEPSHVLRAMGVPFTFAHGSLRFSLSIYNTDEDIDLVLKELPPIISRLREMSPFRRGDEGLDWKDDHDH